The following is a genomic window from Cryptococcus depauperatus CBS 7841 chromosome 2, complete sequence.
CTTTTTGGTATTAATTTATCCTATAAATACAGTCTTAATATGGCAGTCCACCATACAAATTTGAACCAGGTAATTGTCGTCTTATACATCTATTGATTAGTATGTGGTAAAATACTATTAGTCGACTTCCGATACTACAGCAGTTACAACAGTGATGCTGAAACGTCGTTATCATCTAATCGTATAAGAAAGTTAAGACATACTCATCAAATTTACCTCCCTTCCACCCCCAATTAGGTACCTTTCTCGTtgcctcatcttcaaaaggCGTTTTCCAGCCATTGGCGCCTTTTTCCTCTCCCGTTTTGGTCATGGCAGTTCTACCATAGCCAACGAGCATATCAGCAAATAGTCTCGCTCGTTCGGAATTTCGCTCCGCAGGGGATAGTCCTCTGTTGGTGGGGTCATCCAGAATGCGGTTCAGAAGGCTAGAGAGCTGTGGGATATGGGATGATGGGACATTATCCGAAAAGCCGTCAGTCTATGGTGTCATCAAATTAGTATTGAACTACATGaagtagaaaaaaaaaccaTACGAAAAGCGCAATAACATCACCAGCTTTAAGCTCAAACGACTTGACGTTGGCCTCTTCTGGAGCATCTGTAACAATCCCTTGATGTTTCATCTCGGGAGGAATCTTGGAAAGCTGTTTCTACGTCGGCAGCTATCAGTATATCGTCTTTGCATACACTGAAAGGGCGAGCTACAGGACAATTGAAAAAGTGAGtttgaggttgagaaaTCTCCAATATTTCCTCGCTTCGTAAGATGAAATAACCAGAGTCGCCAAGACTATATCTCACCTTGAGCACAACACTAGAAACATCAAGCGCTCACACACTTTGAAAAGACTCCcaagccatcttcatctaaTCTTGCGCTTACCAACGTTGCTCCGCCGGCGTTAACAGACACGTCTTTTATCACATTATCGTATGCCTGTTTCAATATTGATCTCGGATCCAGCGACCCTGTCTCAGAGTTGGACAAGTCTTGAGCTGCCTTGGCATAGTAATAGCATAACAATTGTGGGAAAAGTGATGCGTCCACTTTGTCTGACCATCCACCAACACCATCCGAGACTGACAGATGTAACTAATCGTCAAGCATTAGAGCCCAAATCAAAGCGAACAAAACAAGCACTCAACACACATCCCCTCGAGCATTTGTGATACTGAAAAAGTCCTCGCCGGCACcatatcttttccttgtttcTGTTACCTCTACTAAACTTGCCCTCATATCCCCTCGCCCGGCATTCAAGTCCAACATCTGCTTCACCCATTTCCCTACATCATTATTTCGCCTTTCGAGCCCATATGGCTTGACCTTTTGCTTGGGATCGATAAAAGGTGGAGAGTATTTTGCGGCATAAGACAAACCGATTGAGTAAGCGTAGACTGGAGAGTTAGGGTAGAGAGGATGTGTCGAGGCTGATTGAAGAGAGCGCTTAAGCGTCAAAACATGCTTATGAGCATTATAGTGTAATTTAAAAGGTATTAAAAGTGTCATAATGAACgtttttttattattaaaaaaagacaaaaagttAAAGAAAATGGTAAGAAATATAAAATGCCAAATTCAAAATTCAGTCGTGCCTTTTTTGGGAAAACTCAAAGaataataaaaataaatattcatctttttgccAACTGAGAAATTTCGTTGTATGATAGCTTTATATTAAAATTGTGGCATGGAATGAGATAGTCTATacctcttcttgttctctAAGCACAATCCTATTCTCAATAGCAGTTAAAACAAACTCTCTCCCAAGGCTGCCCTGGCCAATGAACATCCAGCAGCAACAGTCATCTCAACAGAGCTAGagtcaagaagagagggaTTGACTTCCATAATATCCAGAGCGACAAGACACCCAGTCTCAGCTACAGCTTCAGTGATATAGTGACCTGAAAAGTGGGTCAGGTTGTAGATGACTGTTCACGGCAGAATACTTACCTTCTCGGAAAGTCAAACCGCCTCGGACAGGGGTACCGGTGCCTATAGACTGCTTTAGAATGGTCCCTGGTAAAGGTTGTCAAACGTACTGGGTGCAACAGTAGGATCAAGAGCGTCAACATCAAAGCTTAAATGAAGAGGTCGATTGCCATCGGGGTTCAGATGCTGGAGGGCAAGCTCCACAACTTTGCCAATACCGTATTTGTCGACATGGTACATGGTGAAAGCCTTAATGCCGTGTTTTCTTAGAATCTCCTTTTCGCCCTCTTCGACGGCTCGGAGACCGATATAGACACTTGACCCAGGGTAAGCTATGATTCGATGATTCGATGTAGCACAAAAACGTACATATCTTGGGGATTGAGGCAAGGTTTGAGCCATTTGTTGAAAGGCTCGACATCACAACCTTCAAGTCccatgagaaaagaaacgGGGCACCCGTGGAGGTTGCCAGATTCGGTGGTCAGAGGAGTATTGATATCAGAATGAGCATCAACCTGTTGCTAGTCAACAACAGAGGTATACCACGTGGAACTGCCTTACCCAGATGACGCCAGCATTAGGATACTTGCGTTTCGTACCCGCGATGGTACCCATTGCCAAACTGTGATCACCACCCAATGTTACCGGCAACCAACCCTTTGCAGCAACATTGCCGACCTCTTTGGCTACCAGCTCATTTACCGCACTAACCAGCCTTGGCTTCTTCATTATCCCAATATCGGGGTCTGGCAACCTTTGTACCATCTTCTCGCCGCGAGCGTTGGCGGAAAAAACCTGACCCTCGGCAgcaggaaaagagaaaggaaCTGGGTTGTAAGGGATTTCAAGGAATGATTGATGAGGCTCATAATTGACATGCCAGCCAAGATTGGCGATCTGGTCGATGAGGCCAGCAGAGATCAGTTTGTTAGGAGCGAGGTCAACGCCAGCTCGACCTTGCCCTCCGCTTTGCAAGTAGTCAGCTTCAAGGCTGTATCAGCAGTCGGTCTGTCTCACCTAAATGGGCATCCGACAACCTTGATCATATCAGCATAGCCCACCAATACCATTCTCAACTCACAGAAGCAGTAGCGGGCTCTGATAAGAATTTATAATTGTAGTTGGGAGTTTTGAGACCTTTTCCAGGTTGAGCTGATGTATGAAGGTTTCTGGGTGTTTGTAATCGGGCACTTGTCCGTCGTAAATGGCAAAAAGTTTGCCGAGAGACTTGAATAGGATACGCGagagattgttgaaaagtagAGGAGACTCGAAGAAACATGGTAGAGATTCACACTTAAAGTCCCGTTGTATTGATTGGTTCTAGTTTTATGGACTAGATATAGATAGAATAATAATTTTTCGTTTCAATCaagttttcaagaaaagaaaaatagaaaaaagaaCCATGTAAGggtaaagaagaaaaggttgcATGTGATGGACAAGCGAAAAGTCCAGCGCTTATACGCTTGTTTGGTTCCGTTAACGGTGTACGCTTTGGCACGGCCAATCAATGTTAGCCATTTGAAAGGATAGTGTCCATGaccaagagagaaggataGTTGTACGTCGTGGATCAATATTCATCGCTGTCAAGCTTTGCTCAACAAATCAAGTGATAAAAGTACGACTATAAAAACGTTATGATAATGATAATTAGAAAAGAATATCCTTGGGGCTGATGTTTGTCTGATGGGACAGAGTCATGATCGTTCGTGACTGTTCATGATGGCCGAAGCGTCTATGTTTCCTTGTCAAACAAGGCAGCTTTTGATCCTCACTGGAAAATATCGATTTTGAGGATGAATGGGACGTCTAGCCGGGTCCCCAAGCATTAGGATCTGTTCCAACGCACAGCTACCGAAGCAAAGATTGATTAATGATGTGTACGTTCTAGACATATTGTTGCTTACATCAGACCAAGCATCAGGTAAATTAATTTCTTTGATGGCCTCTGGTTGTACAACAACTGCCGCAAGCTAAATTTACATCAACTTTGAAGCTCATcaaatggaagaaggaacTCACTTTCCCCATAGCCAAGTGCCAGCCGATATGGCAGTGGATAGCGTGAACTCCTGGGTTATCTGTCATAATTCTCAACAACGCCCAGCTATTGGCTGGAATCCAAAGGGTATCCTTCCTGACTGGATTGGTCAAATTGAGACAGACATTTGACAAATTTGCCTCGGTCAAAGCACCAGTCCCCCTGCCGATTAGCTGAAAGTTGTTGCCGTGTAGATGGTAGGGATGGTCAATGGCAGCGTCGAGATTATTTACAATAATATTACCAGCACCCTTGCGATCAAAAACTGCATTGGCGATGAGAGCGGAATTCAAGGTACCGCCTTCCATAATGGTCAGCAATAGAGGTTGGTTAATCTGGTTTTGATAGGAAATGTTGTTAAATGCCTTGAATGACACAAGTTAGTTTCATAGTGCGTGCTCCTAATAACTTACGAAGAGCCTCATAGAATCCCCATCGTGATTCAAAAAAGTCCCTATTTTACTATTCAAAACATGCGTTTGAAGAGCAACAGCTTCGGCAGCCATCACGTTCCTGGGAATGAGCTCGTATATCTCATCCAGAGCGACGCAATTCCCGTCATCGTCTGTCAAGTCGTTCCTACATTCAACTATTGAGTCATGACAGATACAAGTGCTAATACAAAGCTTACCAAGAGCTAGTAGTGGGGTAGACTGTGGCAACCTCCTCGTTGCCCGTATATCGAAGGATAGCCTGCCCAGCATCATGAAAGCCCCGCAAGATGCATTTGGAAGCAACTCTCGATCTAATCCAAAAGGCAGCACCTGCTTGCCCTTGAGTGGTTTTGATAATGGCAGAAATACGCTCTCCAGGCGCCAGGGGAATTTCATGAACAGTAGGGCCATAGACCAGTTCGCCATCAGTCTCCACAACTTCTAAGGGATGCTCATCCAGAGAGACGCGGAACATGGCATGAGCGGCCGCGTTAATGAAGCGAAGGCGGACCCTTGAGTTTACTGGAACTTGAATCTCAGCAGGAGCAGGTGTTGTGCAGTCAGAGCAGCTGTATGAGCCCTGTCACATACGTTAGCAAAGTCATCACATAGGAAGATATCTACATACATAAGCGTTGATGAGAACTGAATCTCCTTGGAGAGCATTTGTGCCTCTATAGCCTTGAGGGCTCAGGATAGCTTTGACGATCACGTCTGATGTGTCATGCCTGTCAAAGATAAAACTCGTAAGCCCAACCGACGGGAGAATTTAACATCTTGGCTTACATCCAGTCCATTAGCCAGACTATCCGATCCTCGTCGTAATCTTGTCCCCGCTTTAaagtatcttttgttgagTGGATGATTAACCTAATATGCTCAATCAGATCAGATCTTCAAAGATAATTCACTAACTACTCACGGACCAGAAAGGCCGTCGGCCATCGTGTTGGCAAAATGTGAGTGCCACCAATATGTCCCGTATTGTCCATTGGGTTTGAGCTCGTAAGTGAACGAACCGCCAGGGGGGATAGGGCACTTTTTTCAAAGTGGTCAATGGTCAATCGTTCAAATTTGAAAAGCTCACTTGAGTCACGCCAGGTACTCCGTCCATATAGTTCGTGTTCTTCTGAAACAGACCGTGCCAATCTACAAGTATCGTTACTTTTTTGCCTTCAACGTCATGATTGCAAGACGTACGTATTGCCTGGCCATAATCAAGCTGATTGTTGACATGCACAATAATAGTATCCATAGCGTTTGCCTCGATGAGGGGACCGGGAAATTGACCATTCACAGTAATAACTTCCCTGGAATAACCGTCTGGGCTTCCTTGACCTCGACTAAAGGGTACCGCTTAGTCATATAATTAGAAAAAGGTTCACTCACCTAATTGTCCAATTGTATTCTCTAATGGTTGGTGTATCACTGATCTGCCAATCGCACGAGAGGACGAAATCGGTGCACTTTGTAATAGTCGGAGGCAGATTCTGGATGAGATCTTTGCTTGCATAACTAAGACTTTGTGAGTATCACCAGGATCATTAATATTGTGAATGTTCAAACAACCAACTTTTCAGTGCTTTGCCCATTCATACAAGTCAAACCAGAGAGAAACACGACAAAAGTCACGATGCAGTTTTTCATGTTTGACAAGGAATTGGACACTTTATCAGTTAAAAGTATGTCAGTACCGAGTAGCGTTCAATAGAGTAGTATGACGATGTATGATCAATGACTGTAGATAACGGGCTCAGAAGCTGTGTTCCGATAACATAACAATGACGAGAGCTGCAGCCTTATATCATCGTGAAGAAAGGCTCTCAAACTCTTTCGCGGCTGCTCGTTTCAAAGTATCCTTTCTTGAAATTGAGTCCAACAAGTGATCAGGCTCACGAAGCATTCGAGTTTGAATCACCGACACCTTCATAAAGGAGGTTTATAGTGGAAATTCCAGCATAGAAGATCATTCTTAGACCTACCGATAGAAGTACTTTTGATGCTAAATGCCCAGCTTGAGTCTTGTACGCGTTGGCTAAACCGTTTGCCAGTATACTGTGCCGTATATCACCTGTGCAAGAGATATAACTGTGCTTCGGCAGCGACTTGCCAGCATCAACCAGATTCTACTCTCTAGTCAGCAGACATCCCTGCCACAGCATCGCGTGCAGATCCGCAGGCTAGACTGCCACCCACAAGCTGTGAATATACCCCAATATGCGCAACCATGCGTCCAAGCGATAGATAGCTTGATCAACAGCCAATTCTCTCAAATCACTGCACTCTGTCGCCTATACGTTTCTCTCAAGACAGCGAGCAGGGCAATGCCACCAATGGCAAAAACTATCCAGCCTGGATCGTTGTACAGTGAAAGCGCTCGCCGCGTTACTTCAACCTCTTGTgcgatgacgaagaagagacaaataGTTCCTGTTCTCGTTGGCTTATATATACTTTGCGCGTAGCGCTAGGGCCTCCCACGACCCGCTGACAGAAACGACACCATGCTTCTATGAAAGGATCTGTCTCTGATGGCACTAGCTGGTTTTGACCCTTGCTTATGTGGGCTTACCGAGACGCTGCATCAAAGTGCTCAGAGTCCAGATTGCCTCCAGATTTATTATTGTTATTGAGTAAGAGACGTTGTAAATGCATGGAAGAGGGTCGtcggcgacctccgctTTGTATGCTGAGTAGCTTTTGCAGGTTAAAGACGAGCAGAGTATTGTATATGCAAATGTATTTGTATAGACATATTTTGCTAGCGAAATTGAAAATTTGGTTCCGCTGTTTTGACGCGACGCGTCAATTatttttgagctttttaGATTTTGGAAAGTCAAATATCATAAAACAGATAATCTCAGACGACTGGAACCAAAAAGAAGTGTAATGTACGGCGACCAGGCGTTGCAACTGATTACGGCCTCTCATCGAACGACTCTCGCATCTACACCTCAGCTACCGTTACCCAAATATGCCCTTCCACTGATCCTATCCATCTGTCTCGAAACTCGTCAATTGGGCGCTTCTATCACTGCTATCGCCGAATCCCATGGGCCAGTCTCTTTGTCACAAGATCGCGCTCTGGTTTGTAACCTGACGGTACAGCATTTGGCGGCCAGACGGAATAAAAGATGTCTTTTAGCCTATTTAACGACGAGGGTAGGGGGTataagagagagatggtgGGATGCGGGTGGAGCATTGAGCTATTTGTTGAGCCCTGCTGCCAGCGAAAATGTCAACCCAGAGGCGGACGCGCCGGATTTACGCTCAGCACTTTCTCCGCAAGAGCTGGACTTTCTTAGAGGATACAATAGTTTAATGCTCGACTACAAGAGTGAATTTTTGGATGTTTTGGATATCGCAGCGGGAATAGAAAAACCACCAGGAGAGTTGATGGTCGATGTCAGAGTGGTCAAAGACGCAGGGGAGGTTTTCCTGGGGAGCGGTGAAAAGGTTGACTTTAGAAAAGGGCAACGGTTCAGGCTGGAGAAGAGTCAGATCGAGAGGTTGATTATTCAAGGTTATCTTGAGGAGGTGTAAATGGAAGAAAGCTGCGCGATTCAGATCGTAACAGTGTTTGGCTAATACATTCTTTGTCCTCGCCGATTATAGTGCCGCACCATCTATGGATTTGGCCCTTGGTTTTGGCTGTACCGCCTTTAATAGCGCCTTCATCAAATCTCCCTTTTCAGCCACAAGTATTTTCTCAGATTCTTGCCTGCAAAGTCCCGTTTGCGAAGACTGCTTCCATCAGCTGCAATTCTATGACACCAGGAGAGCGATAACAACATACAATAAAATCCACGTCCTCGACCTTCACATTGGCACCTTGCTTGCTAACTTCCAAAGCCTCAATCGCTTTTGCAGCTTTTTGCccctcttcttttgcgCTCTTGCGGCTTTCAAGCTCCATCACAGCATCCCTAAGCTTTCCTACAGATTTTTGAGCATCTGAGCCATGTAAATTTCAATTATGGTCTAAAAAGTACCTTGGATGTAAGAACCCCCATCCAAGAACTAGGTCGGTCAGCAAATATAGTCAATCATACAATTTTGGGACTCACATCCATAATGACCTCGCCTTGAGGTATCCTGCCAGATGAGCTAgccattttttttttgtttctttggaGATTTTTAGTTCACAGATAGGTTATCAGCTTGAGCCATACTAATGGATTGATTAGTGATTACGTAAATTGCCACTAATATCGAACTAGTGGTTAAAGGATCCCTCATATAAGACAAGACGCGCCGCGTCGAAATCAcgaaaacaacaaaaccaACTGTCAACAAAAGTTCATTTATCTACGAATCTAATGTTATAACAAATACTTTACACGTATTAATCAATTACATCACAACAACGCTCTTATGAACGGAGATCCGCCAGTAGAGGAGGACTTCTCCCACATTTCCCTTGTAGAAAGAAGCCAGCACAAGGTGGGCGGACTTGAGAGATgcgatgaaaagaaagaggctgAATGCTAAACATCAATATAGAACTGGAAGGCAAGATTATCAGCATATAACGATGTGATTTCGGGCTCAGCAAAGACGGCCTCAGACACTGATCCGTTTTTTCAACCATTCATCTCCAATGGTGTTCTATTGTAGGTTGTTATGATAGCAGTAATTTGATCGGATATGTTGACGACTGTTGAATCATTAGAAAGAAATGGTGTCTTGACCCAAACGCTGTATCCCAGGAAAAGGGTATCGAAGCTGTTTTTGCAATTATACGGTACAGTGGCGAGACCAGCGCAAGATTACGGCCAGATATTGTCCCAGCAATTGTGGAAAAGGCATTAGGATCAACAAGGGCAGGtacaaagagaaagggaaTGGATTTGTGTGCAATGTTTGTGGAAGTTGAGAACGGAGGTGAAGGTGTCTTGGTAAATGATTTGTCAGTGGACAGGGTCAATTGGCTGAGCATCTTAATGCAGAACGATGTGCTGGCCGGTCTGAATGCCAAATTGCCAAAAGCTGTTGCTGGCGCTATTGcttgtttgaaagaaaTTGTCGAGTGAGCCAAAAACTAAAAGAATATACGTCATGTTTGACATATTGTAACAGGTCTTTTGGTGTACCAGCTATGGGCAACATCAAGCCTCTTCTCAAATCCCTCACAAAGATATTTGGACATTCCGACAAGAATGTGCGAGCAGACGGCACTGCATTGACACTGGTATTGTATACCTACCTAGGTTCTGCCCTTATTCCAGCACTTTCCGATCTCAAACCAGTACAAATGACAGAGCTGCAAAAGTCATTCGAGGCGATGGATGCTGAAGGCAAAGGGGCAAATACTGGGAAGCCTAAAAGATTCACCAGAAAAGCgcagagagaaagagaatcCATGGAGGTAGTAGAAGACATTGAGGATGTCAAAGACGATGTGGGCGAGGGAGAAGTATTCGATCCGACATCACTGCTGGATCCTGTTGATGCGCTCGCATTGTTCCCTGGAAATCTCACTGAAAGcctttcatcttccaaatggaaagaaagactCGAGTCCTTGGAAGAGTGTAACAAAGTACTTGCTGATCCCAAACACGCAAAAATCCAAGGAAGCAATGTGGACTCGTATGGTCCATTGCTTCAAACCTTGGGGACAAAGTGTAAGAGCGACGCCAACGTCAATGTCGTTATTGAAGCTAGCAAGGTAATTGAGAGTTTGGCAAAAGGCATAGGCAAGGCCTTTGCAAGACACCGAGCTGTGGTTATGCCTGGCATGttggagagattgaaagagagaaaagcaaCAGTTACTGAAGCGCTGGCGAAGGCTTTGGATGCTGTTTTTGCCACGGTAAACTTGTCTGGATTGTCTGTGTATATATAGCTGACTAAACGTGCTTAAGACAACGCTTCAAGATATAGTAGACGATGTCCTGCCCATGCTCAAGTCAAAAAATCCTCAAGTAAAAGAAGGCACACTCAGATTCTTGCATCGCTCTCTTCAAACGACCCTTGATGCTCCATCAAAAGACCAGGTTAAGCCTATGGCTGAAAACCTTGTTGCACTTCTAGGAGATAGCGCCGAGCCTGTCAgatcaacagcagcagaATGTTTGGGTACAATGATGAAAATCCTTGGAGAAAGAGCATTCAATCCATTCATTGAAAATGTAGGAGAACTGCAAATGACTAAAGTCAAGGACGCGTATGGACGAGCCGAGATTAAGTACAAGCCAGGAGGGGCAAAAACCATTAACCCTTCCGGCTCTCTAAAACCAGTAGGCGCTCcagtcaagaaaacagtACCACTCAAGCCCTCAGCGACTGCTACTTCCCCACCTATCAAGGCGCCAGGAAATCTTGGTAGTGGAAACGACGAAGTTTTACAAGAGCTTGTGCCTCCAAAACGAGCACCACCCACCCGTTTTACTCGGCCAGGAGGCGCCAAAGTTGCTTCACCGCCCATAAAAACAACAGGGAGGTCtggagatgatgttgaagcgGTTGGCAGCGATGTTGAGCCTCTAAAAAGTGCACCACCGGCTAGATTTACAAAGCCTGGGATCGCCAAGTCTACAGCAGCTACCCCTGCACCATCCAACAAGCCCATGCCCTCCGGAAGACCAGCCAAGGGCGCCCCTGCCAAAACTCTTGCATCATCCCCAAATGATCCAATTAAATTCAAATACACCCCCGAAGATGCCGCTGTTCAGGCTGCTGATCTCATTCCTCCAGAGTTTCACTCCAAATTAGCCGACAGTGCGTGGAAAGTTAGATTAGAAGCGGCCGACGAGATGGTTAATTGGATAGAACAAGAGGGCGCAGAGAAAGTAGACGCAGAGATTATGATGAGGTTTTTGGCCAAGACACCTGGATGGGGAGAAAAGAATTTCCAAGTATCAAGCAAAATTTTCCAGGTGATTCTGATCCTCGCTCAAAAAAATCCTATGTTTGGCAAACCAGCAGCAGCACTGGGTGTTGGTCCACTATCTGATAAATTGGGAGACATGAAGCTCAAGAAACCTGCAGGTGAAGCCCTTGCAGCCTTTGCAGAAAGAATTTCATTAGCCTTTGTCCTTGCGCAGGCATACGAACCTATGTCTAAACAAAAGGCACCCAAAGCTCAAGCTGATGCTTTGCTTTGGATCAAACAACAGTTGATTGACTTTGGGATCACAGGAATCCCTCTGAGAGATTTGATAGGATTCGTCAAGACTGCACTTGGATCACCTAATGCCCAAGTTCGACAAAGTGCGACGCAAGTATTGACAACAGTCAAGATTGCTGTTGGTGCCGACATTTCTGGTTTTTTGGAGGATTTAAACCTGCAACTTCTTTCCACAATTAACTCTGAATTTGACAAAGTCTCATCCCAGACTATGCCTGAACCTATCAAGGATCAAGCAGACTTGAAAGAAGTAGCTGCTGGTCCTGGTAAAGGGGGCAAACCTGGGAGTGATCCATTGGATGATCTTATCCCGAGGGTGGATTTGGACAAACTTGTATCAGGAACGAACGTAATTACAGACTCAAAAAGCGATGCATGGAAAGTCAGAAAAGAGGGCTTCGACTCACTCAACAGTGTGTTGGATGTTAAATCAAATTCAAGGTTAAAGCCAAACATGGGTAAGCTCTTGTACAAAAATGAAATTTGCGCTCTCTTGCTAACGAATATGTAGGAGAGATTGGCACCGTACTCAAAAAAGCTATGGCAGACACTAACCTATCTGTTAAAATGCTTGCCCTCAATATCATCTCGAAGATTGCCACGGGGATGGGTCAGCCATTTGAAAGGTACCTCAGACTTCTCGTCCCTGCTGTTGCCAGTGTCTGCGCCGATCAAAAGAACACCACACGAGCAGCAGCGCTCAACACATTAACTGTTGTGGCTGAAGCGGTTGGAGGTGTTGACGGGATGTACAGTGGTTTGGGAGCCTCGTTAGAAACAACCAACCCTGCTCTCCGATCGTCTGTCATTGGTTGGCTTGTGGAGAGACTTCAAAATGAtcctccttcatcttccgcCGACATGTCACCTCTTGCTGGTCCTATTGTTCGTTGCTTAGAAGACAGAAATGCAGATGTGAGGAAGGCTGCTGGCGCAGTTTTGCCCTTTGTGGTAGCTAGTGCCggttttgattttgttatGGATCAGACTTCAAACCTCAAGCCTGCTTCTAAATCTACCATCGTGCCGCTAATCAACAATGCACGAGCCAAAGCCCCTGTCTCCAGCTCTTCTGCCACGCCACTACCTACTGCTGTTTCCGTCCCAGTGGCTAAGCCAGTTGCAACAGCGCCTCAATCCGTTGCTCGCAGTCGCATTGCAGCCGGTGCTAGGGCACCCGGTAGTCCAGCACCAACAACCCCGGCTATTACTAAGCCGTCTGCAATTCCTGGTAGA
Proteins encoded in this region:
- a CDS encoding arginase, whose product is MFLRVSSTFQQSLAYPIQVSRQTFCHLRRTSARLQTPRNLHTSAQPGKGLKTPNYNYKFLSEPATASVVGCPFSGGQGRAGVDLAPNKLISAGLIDQIANLGWHVNYEPHQSFLEIPYNPVPFSFPAAEGQVFSANARGEKMVQRLPDPDIGIMKKPRLVSAVNELVAKEVGNVAAKGWLPVTLGGDHSLAMGTIAGTKRKYPNAGVIWVDAHSDINTPLTTESGNLHGCPVSFLMGLEGCDVEPFNKWLKPCLNPQDIVYIGLRAVEEGEKEILRKHGIKAFTMYHVDKYGIGKVVELALQHLNPDGNRPLHLSFDVDALDPTVAPSTGTPVRGGLTFREGHYITEAVAETGCLVALDIMEVNPSLLDSSSVEMTVAAGCSLARAALGESLF
- a CDS encoding DNA replication complex GINS protein PSF1, producing MYGDQALQLITASHRTTLASTPQLPLPKYALPLILSICLETRQLGASITAIAESHGPVSLSQDRALVCNLTVQHLAARRNKRCLLAYLTTRVGGIRERWWDAGGALSYLLSPAASENVNPEADAPDLRSALSPQELDFLRGYNSLMLDYKSEFLDVLDIAAGIEKPPGELMVDVRVVKDAGEVFLGSGEKVDFRKGQRFRLEKSQIERLIIQGYLEEV